The genomic segment TCTCCCTAGAGGGTTGAGGCCAATTGGAGTGGTTGGGATACTTGGTGGGATAGGGACTCATCCGCTTTCGCACGACACGGGGATTGGAGCGCAAGCGTCGCTTTGGTAGTACCTGGTCAAGTATTTGACAGGTGGCACGGCTGAAGGCTTCAGCGAGGACCTCTGGGGGAAAAACCCGGACTCATGAGCGCGCTGGTGCGAGCGCATCCGGAGAGATCCAAGAAACGAGAGCGATAGCGGGTCCCCTCTAGAGGATGCAGAGACATCATCCATGAGCTCTCTGATACCAACGTGCAGGGCTAACATCCCCCAGATCTCCTGGTAGACAAGCTCTGGGGATTGTGACCGGAGCACCCTTCGTGCCTCGAACTGGTGGGTCTTTAGTTCATCAAAGGCCGATTCGATCTCCCA from the Ferrimicrobium sp. genome contains:
- a CDS encoding transposase; amino-acid sequence: MTEGEDPDLFYRLFCSITDPEIAPAHELAALYAKRWEIESAFDELKTHQFEARRVLRSQSPELVYQEIWGMLALHVGIRELMDDVSASSRGDPLSLSFLGSLRMRSHQRAHESGFFPQRSSLKPSAVPPVKYLTRYYQSDACAPIPVSCESG